One genomic window of Deltaproteobacteria bacterium includes the following:
- a CDS encoding alpha/beta hydrolase, producing the protein MTQDIDLELSSGRLHALRWGRRGSSPVICIPGLSSNARAFDAIAAALTREGHEVVVLDLRGRGRRPAGSPGTHGWRRHAENVLETARLLEFASFDLVGHSMGAFIAMQAAALRGDGIRRLVLIDGVGVPEAAAIPPLLAAVQRLETVYPSREAYCAMVQSHGTAVPWDELWKEHFLYELEDVPFGVRPRTSKAAVFEDVVYGSQHDARTFWPSLDMPTLLVRAARPLTPGGGSVVGAALRDEFIRAVPSAKTLDVDANHYGVMAHPEALRAITGFLTC; encoded by the coding sequence ATGACCCAGGACATTGACCTGGAACTGTCGTCGGGAAGGCTGCACGCCCTGCGGTGGGGCCGCAGAGGGTCTTCGCCCGTGATCTGCATCCCGGGCCTCTCCTCGAATGCGCGCGCCTTCGACGCCATTGCAGCGGCTCTGACGCGGGAGGGGCATGAAGTGGTCGTGCTCGACCTGCGCGGACGCGGTCGCAGGCCGGCGGGCAGCCCCGGGACGCACGGTTGGCGGCGGCACGCCGAGAACGTGCTGGAAACGGCGCGTTTGCTCGAGTTTGCGTCCTTCGATCTCGTCGGCCACTCCATGGGCGCGTTCATCGCCATGCAAGCGGCTGCTTTGCGCGGGGACGGCATCCGGCGGCTGGTGCTGATCGACGGCGTCGGCGTGCCTGAAGCGGCGGCGATTCCACCCCTCCTCGCTGCAGTGCAACGCCTCGAAACCGTGTACCCGAGCCGGGAGGCGTACTGCGCGATGGTCCAGAGCCACGGAACGGCGGTCCCCTGGGACGAGCTCTGGAAGGAACATTTCCTCTACGAGCTCGAGGACGTGCCCTTCGGCGTCAGGCCGCGCACGTCGAAGGCGGCGGTGTTCGAGGACGTCGTCTACGGTTCGCAGCACGATGCAAGGACGTTCTGGCCGTCTCTTGACATGCCCACGCTGCTGGTCCGCGCCGCGCGCCCGCTGACGCCGGGCGGGGGGTCCGTGGTGGGCGCCGCGCTGCGCGACGAATTCATCCGCGCGGTGCCGTCCGCGAAGACGCTCGACGTCGATGCCAACCACTATGGCGTGATGGCGCACCCGGAAGCGCTGCGCGCCATCACTGGCTTTCTCACTTGTTGA